CGGCGGTGGATCTGCGCAAGCCGTGACACCCTGGGGCCGCGCGAGGCGGCCCTTCGCGAATGAATGCGCTCACACAGGGATAGGGGCTGACCATGGGGGAATCTGCGAGGCGGATTCCAGTCAACGCGCTAGCCTTGAACTCGGTGCCGAATGAACGCCAGGGCGCTGCGGTACACCCAGTGTCAGTCAGACGAAGGCTCCGAAGCCAACGGATGCCAGAAGAAGCGAAAGTCCAGCCCACCGTCGTCGCCGGTCCTGAAAACCCAGGAATCGGATGGGGGAGCGACCACCTCACAGAGGTGGAACGACCAGACCTGTCCGTTGAATCCGCTCTCCCAGACCCCGAGCGCCTGAAGCTTGTCGGTCGCAACAAGCCCTGACTCTTCAGCCAGCTCGCGCAACGCCGCACGCCCGGGTGATTCGCCGGGTTCTATGGTGCCTTTGACCAGTTGGATACCTACAAGGGGATGCTCGAAGACGAGAATTTCGATTTCGTCGGCATACCTGAGGACGACCGGACAGGCTTTGGTCGGACACACCTTTCATATCCCCGCGACGCGCCGATGATCAGCGCGACCTTACCATCGGTCGAGCTGCGCGTCTGCGGGGGGACAGTCGGTCACAGGGCGGCGAGACCGCGCTCCAGATCCGCCTTGAGGTCGGCGACATCCTCCAGGCCGATGGCCAGGCGGATCAGGTTGTCGCCGATTCCGGCATTGGCGCGTTCCTGAGGCGACAGGCGCCCGTGGGAGGTGGTGGCCGGGTGCGCGATGGTGGTCTTGGTATCGCCCAGGTTGGTGGTGATGGAGATCATCCGGGTGGCGTCGATGAAACGCCAGGCCGCTTCCCTGCCGCCCTTGACCTCGAAGCTGACGACCGCACCGAAGCCCTTCTGCTGACGCGTGGCCAGCTCATGTTGCGGATGACTCGGCAACCCGGCGTAGTAGACATGCTCGACGCCCGGCTGCCGCTCCAGCCACTGGGCGATCTCGAAGGCGCTGGCGCAGTGGGCCTGCATGCGCACACGCAGGGTTTCCAGCCCCTTGAGCATCAACCAGGCATTGAAGGGGCTGAGGGTCGGACCGGCGGTGCGCAGGAACCCCACCACTTCCTTCATGTGCTCGGCACGGCCGGCGACGACGCCACCCATGGCACGGCCCTGGCCGTCGATGTACTTGGTCGCCGAATGCATGACGATATCCGCACCCAGCTTCAGGGGCTGCTGCAGTGCCGGGGTGCAGAAGCAGTTGTCCACCACCAGCAGCGCGCCCTTGGCATGGGCGATCTCGGCCAGGGCCTTGATATCCACCAGTTCGGCCAGCGGGTTGGACGGCGACTCGACGAAGAGCAGCCGGGTGTTGGGCTTGATCGCCGCTTCCCAGCCTGCCAGGTCGGACAGCGCCGGATAGTCGACCGTCAGGCCGAAGCGCTTCAGGTACTTCTCGAACAGGCTGATGGTGGAGCCGAACACGCTGCGCGACACCAGCACGTGGTCACCGGCGCTGCACAGGCTCATGGCGATGGCGAGGATGGCGGACATGCCGGATGCGGTGGCGACCGCCTGCTCGGCGCCTTCAAGGGCGGCAATGCGCTCCTCGAAGGTACGCACCGTGGGGTTGGTGTAGCGCGAGTAGACGTTGCCCGGCACCTCGCCGGCGAAGCGCGCGGCGGCGTCGGCGGCGGTGCGGAACACATAGCTGGAGGTGAGGAACATGGCTTCGCCGTGCTCGCCCTCCGGCGAACGGCGTTGCCCGGCGCGTACGGCCAGGGTGTCGAAGGACGCGCCTTCCAGGTCACTGTCCAGCCTTCCGGCTTCCCATTCCTGTGTCATATCCCAACCTCTTCGTGAACGAAGCCCGGAGGCTGTCCGGGCTGCGGAACCTGCGACTCGCAGCGCTGGGCCGAGCGCTAGTTGTTGTACAGATCAATGATGGCGCTGACCGCGTGGGCCTTGGCCTTGGAGGCGTCGTTACGGGCCTGCTCGATCTTGTTCAGGTAATGCTCGTCCACGTCACCGGTGATGTACTGGCCATCGAACACCGCGCAGTCAAAGTGGTCGATCTTCACCTTGCCGCCGCCGACTGCCTCGATCAGGTCCGGCAGGTCCTGGTACACCAGCCAGTCGGCACCGATCAGCTCCGCCACCTCTTCGGTGGAGCGGTTGTGGGCGATCAGTTCGTGGGCGCTGGGCATGTCGATGCCGTAGACGTTGGGGTAGCGCACCGCCGGCGCGGCGGAGCAGAAGTAGACCTTCTTGGCGCCGGCCTCGCGGGCCATCTGGATGATCTGCTTGCAGGTGGTGCCGCGCACGATGGAGTCGTCCACCAGCATCACGTTCTTGCCACGGAACTCCAGTTCGATGGCGTTGAGCTTCTGGCGCACGGATTTCTTGCGCGCAGCCTGGCCCGGCATGATGAAGGTACGGCCGATGTAGCGGTTCTTCACGAAGCCTTCGCGGAATTTCACGCCCAGGTGGTTGGCCAGTTCCAGGGCGGCGGTGCGGCTGGTATCCGGAATCGGGATGACCACGTCGATGTCGTGATCGGGACGCTCGCGCTGGATCTTCTCGGCCAGCTTCTCGCCCATGCGCAGGCGCGCCTTGTAGACGGAAACGCCGTCCATGATGGAGTCCGGACGGGCCAGGTAGACGTGCTCGAAGATGCAGGGGGAGAGCTGCGGATCCTTGGCGCACTGGCGGGTGTAGAGCTTGCCGTCTTCGGTGATGTAGACCGCTTCGCCCGGCGCCAGGTCGCGGATCAGGGTGAAGCCGAGCACGTCGAGGGAGACGCTCTCGGAGGCGATCATGTATTCCACGCCTTCGTCGGTGTGGCGCTGGCCGAACACGATCGGGCGGATGGCATGGGGATCGCGGAAGCCGACGATGCCGTATCCGGTGATCATGGCCACCACGGCGTAGCCGCCACGGCAGCGCTCGTGCACGCCGGAAACGGCGGCGAACACGTCCTCCTCCGTGGGCTGCAGCTTGCCGCGGTGGGCCAGCTCGTGGGCGAACACGTTCAGCAGCACTTCCGAGTCGGAGTTGGTGTTCACATGCCGCAGGTCGGACTCGTAGATTTCCTTGGCCAGCTGCTCGACGTTGGTCAGGTTGCCGTTGTGGGCCAGGGTGATGCCGTAGGGCGAGTTGACGTAGAACGGCTGGGCCTCGGCGGAGCTGGAGGAGCCCGCAGTGGGATAGCGCACGTGGCCGATGCCCATGTGGCCCACCAGGCGCTGCATATGGCGCTGCTGGAAGACGTCACGGACCAAGCCGTTGTCCTTGCGCAGGAAGAGCCGGCCATCATGGCTGGTCACAATACCGGCAGCGTCCTGGCCGCGATGCTGAAGTACGGTAAGCGCGTCATACAGCGCCTGATTGACGTTCGACTTACCGACGATACCGACGATGCCACACATGTGACGCAACCCCTGCTAGTAGTTCAGGCTAAACAAGCACCCCATCGGCCGGATGGGCCGAGTGGGCATTCTTCCGGATGCGGCGCATCAACCGGGTGCAGCGATGCCGCTCGCGAGCCACTGGCTGGTGAGGCCCAGAATGAGGTTCTTCGACCAGTCAGCGACCATTAGAAAATGCGGTAGCAGCGTGGATTGCTGCCACCAGGGATCCTGTTGCACCGGCGCCAGGCTCAACAGCCCGACCAGCAGCACCACCAGCAAGGCGCCACGGGCGGCCCCGAAGGCCATGCCCAGCACGCGGTCGGTGCCGTCCATACCGGTAACCCTGACCAGCTCGCCGATCAGGAAATTGATCAGTGCCCCCACCAGCAGGGTGGCGACGAAGAGAATGGCGCACGCCGCGATGATGCGCGCCGAAGGCATTTCGATGAATTCCGCGAGGTGCAGCGAGAGGGCGCCGCCGAAGGTCCAGGCGACTACACCTGCGACTATCCAGGTCAGCAGCGAGAGGGCTTCCTTGACGAAGCCACGTCTCAGACTGACCAGACTGGAAACGGCGATGATGGCGATGATCGTCCAATCAACCCAGGTGAATGCCACAATGCAGCCCACGAACGGAAAAGGCGCTGCATTTTAGCAGAGCCCTTCAGCTCCGGTAACCCGCGAAGCTGAAAGGTCTGAATTAACCTGCTCTATCAGCCTTTCTCGGGCTGGAATCGTACGACGAAGCCATTCAGCTTCTGCTGACGACTGAGCTGGTCACGCAGGCGATTGGCTTCGGCGCGTTCGATCACCGGCCCGACGAACACCCGGTTCATGCCTTCGACGCTGCGGATATAGGCGTTGTAGCCCTGGCCGCGCAGGGTCTTCTGCAGATTCTCGGCACTGGCCCGGTTGGACAGGCTGGCCAGCTGGATGGACCAGCTGACCGGCAGGCCATTGGCATCCAGCCGCTTCTCTTCGGGCTTGACCGCTGCCACCGGAGCGGCTGGCGCCTGGGCCGGCACCTGCTGGGGCTGAGTCTGGGCCGGTGCGGCGGGCGGAGGAACCGGAGCGGCCTGGGCCGGGGCAGCCGGCGCGGGTTCGGACGAGGGCACTGAGGCCAGGGCACCAGCTTCGTCATCGAGGGACGGCACGGGCTCCTGAGGCAGTGCCTGGGGTTCCGGGACCTGCACCTGCTCCAGCTCGGTCACTGGAATCTCCGGCGCCTTGGGCATCGGCGGTGCCTCGACGACCACCTGGCGCAGCTCGTCCTCACGACTGAACAACATGGGCAGGAAGATCACCGCCAGCGCCACCAGCACCAGGGCGCCGACGATACGTTGCTTGAGTCCCTTGTCCATTACCGCCATGTCCCCTACTCCCCGTTTATGCGGCCTTCCAGCCAAGCCAGCGCTTCAGCGACGCTGTAGAACGATCCGAACACGAGAATCTCGTCGTCCGGTGTCGCCTGCTCGCACTGGGCCTCCAGCGCGGCGGCGATAGTTTCGTGGACACTGACGTCTGCGTGAAGGTTCGTCAATGCCGCCTGCAGCTCGCCTGCGGGACGGCTTCGGGGCGTGGGCAGGGGCGCCACAGCCCAACGGTCCATCTGACCCACGAGAGGCGCCAGCACGCCGGGAAGATCCTTGTCGGCCAGCAAACCGAAGACCGCCAGCCGGCGGCCGGCTACGGGACGGGACTCCAGTCGGGACGCCAGGTACTCGGCGGCGTGGGGGTTGTGGCCGACATCCAGCAGCAGGGACAGGGACTTGCCGCGCCAGACGACAGGGCGCCGGTCCAGGCGTCCGGTGACACGGGTGCCCAGCAGGGCCGCCGCCAGGACTTCCGGCTGCCACGGCAGGCCCAGAAGCGCGTACCCCTGCAGCGCCAGGGCGGCATTCTCCATGGGCAGGTCCAGCAAGGGCAGGTCATGCAGTTCCAGCACCTGGCCGGAGCGGCAGGTCCCGCGCCAATGCCAGCTTTCCTGCCCTTGCGCCAGGTCGAAGTCACGCCCACGGAGGAACAGCGGTGCCGACAGGGCTTCCGACTGTTCCAGCAAAGGCCGGGGCGGATCCAGGTCACCGCAGAGGGCGGGCTTTCCGGCGCGGAATATGCCTGCCTTCTCGAAGGCGACGCTTTCACGGGTGTCGCCCAGCCAGTCGGCGTGATCCAGGCCGATGCTGGTGACCAGCGCCAGGTCTGCATCCACGAGGTTGACCGCATCCAGCCGGCCGCCGAGGCCCACTTCCAGCACCACGGCATCCAGAGCGGACCGCTGGAACAACCAGAAGGCCGCCAGGGTACCCATCTCGAAATAGGTCAGGGAAATCTCGCCACGGGCGGCCTCGACGGCGGCGAAGGCCTCGCACAGTGCCTGGTCGCTGGCCTCGACACCCTCGACTTGCACACGCTCGTTGTAACGCAGCAGGTGCGGCGAGCTGTAGACGCCCACCTTGAGCCCCTGGGCCCGCAGCAAGGCGGCCAGGAAGGCACAGGTGGAACCCTTGCCATTGGTGCCGGTAACCGTGATCACCCGTGGCGCAGGACGCCCAAGGCCAAGGCGCCGGGCCACTTCTCGACTGCGCTCCAGGCCCATGTCGATCGCCGTGGGATGGAGCTGCTCAAGGTAGGAGAGCCAGTCGGCAAGGGTTCTCTGGGTCATGCGATGGCCGGGGACGGAAGGCGCTGCATCTGCGCCAGCAGCCGACCAAGGCGCTCACGCAGTTCCTCGCGGGGAATGATCATGTCGATGGCGCCGTGCTCCAGGAGGAACTCGCTGCGCTGGAAGCCTTCGGGCAGCTTCTCGCGAACGGTCTGCTCGATGACGCGGGGGCCGGCGAAGCCGATCAGGGCACGCGGCTCGCCGACGATCACATCGCCGAGCATGGCCAGGCTGGCGGAAACCCCGCCGTAGACAGGGTCGGTCAGCACGGAAATGAAGGGGATGCCTTCTTCGCGCAGGCGCGCCAGGGCGGCGGAGGTCTTGGCCATCTGCATCAGCGAGATCAGGGCTTCCTGCATGCGCGCACCGCCGGAGGCGGAGAAGCACACCAGCGGACAGCGCTGTTCCAGGGCGACGTTGGCGGCGCGAACGAAGCGCTCGCCGACGATGGCGCCCATGGAGCCGCCCATGAAGGAGAATTCGAAGGCGCAGGCCACGATCGGCATCTTGTGCAGGGTACCGCGCATGGCGATCAGGGCATCCTTCTCGCCGGTGTCTTTCTGGGCCGCAGCCAGGCGGTCCTTGTACTTCTTGCTGTCACGGAACTTGAGGCGATCCACCGGCTCGAGGTCGGCGCCGATTTCCTCGCGCCCCTCCGCGTCGAGGAAGATGTCCAGTCGGGTACGGGCATCGATGCGCATGTGGTGGTTGCACTTGGGGCACACACCCAGCGACTTCTCCAGCTCGGGCTTGTAAAGCACCGCGTCGCAGGACGGGCACTTGTGCCAGAGGCCTTCCGGCACCGAGCTCTTCTTCACCTCGGAACGCATGATCGAAGGGATCAGCTTGTCTACCAGCCAGTTGCTCATGCTCTAGTTCTCCACAGCTTTGAAGCCCGAACACGCGCTAGCGGTTCACAGCCCCGCGCATGTCCTTGAGCGAATTCATGGTTCCGATTCCCGTGGTCAGGTACCCGGGAACCACCCTGGAAATGGCCTTGCCATCGCCTTCGTAAAAAACAGGCCCGATCGTCGCAGCCTTGCCACGCGACGCGACAGGCTTCGCCTGCCCGGGCAACTGGGTTATGGACGGCAGCGAAACGCCGTCCGTCACATATGCAGAACACGCGCCAGCGAAGGTGGCCTTGAAATCTTCCGACATCGAGATGTCAGCCACGTGCCATCCGGATGAAAGCCTCGATCCGGGCGGCATCCTTGATGCCCTTGGCCGCTTCCACGCCGCCGCTGACGTCGACGGCGAAGGGTTGCACCTGGCGCACCGCTTCGCCGACGTTCTCCGGGGTCAGTCCACCGGCCAGCACCACGGGCTTTGCCGCATTCCGGGGCACAAGGCCCCAGTCAAAGGCCTCTCCGGTGCCACCCGGAGTGCCCGGAACGTAGGTATCGAGCAGAACGCCCCGTGCGCCCGGGTAACGGGCGATGGCAGCGGCGATATCGTCGCCCGGCTTGACCCGCAACGCCTTGATATAGGGCCGACCGTAGCGCCCGCATTCTTCGGGGGACTCATCGCCGTGGAACTGCAACAGGTCCAGGGGCACTTCAGCCAGGACCTGTTCGAGCGCCTCCCGAGGCATGTCGACGAACAGGCCGACGGTGGTCACGAAAGGCGGCAGCGCCTCGATGATCGCCCGCGCCTTCGCCGCGGTAACCGCTCGCGGACTCTGGGCGTAGAACACGAAACCCAGGGCATCGGCGCCAGCGGCGACCGCCGCCAGGGCGTCCTCAAGACGGGTAATGCCACAGATTTTGATGCGAACGGCTGGCAAGATGCGGGCACCTTAAGGGGAAAGGTCAGGGATGTTAGCAAAGGGCCAACGCAGCGTCAGCCCATGGAATCGGGCAATCCTGATAGAAAATGTGGCCCGAGGTAGCGCTGCGGAAGCTCGAACTCCTCCGGGTATTCCACGCGCACCAGATAGAGGCCATAAGGATGCGCGGTGACCCCCCCTTCGCGCCGGATGCGCCCCTCCAGGACCTGCTGCGCCCATTCCTCGGGCCGCTCGCCGGCGCCGATGGTCATCAGCACGCCGGAGATATTGCGCACCATGTGGTGAAGGAAGGCGTTGGCGCGGATATCCAACACTATCATCCGGCCATGCTCGATCAGTTCCAGGTGGTGGACCGTCTTGACGGGGGACTTGGCCTGGCACTGGCGGGCCCGGAAGGCGCTGAAGTCATGGGTGCCCACCAGGCAGCGGGCGGCTTCGCGCATGCGCTGGATGTCCAGCGGCCGGTGGTTCCAGGTGACCTCTTCAGCCAGGTGCGCCGGGCGGATCGGGTCGTTGTAGATCACGTAGCGGTAGCGACGCGCCATGGCGCTGAAGCGTGCGTCGAAATGCCTGGGCATGGCTTTCGCCCAGGTCACGCTGATGTCATTGGGGAGATTGGCGTTCGCACCCATGATCCAGGTGTGCTCGGAGCGCGCCACCGGCGTGTCGAAATGCACCACCTGGCCACTCGCATGGACCATGGCATCGGTACGCCCTGCGCAACTGAGCACCACGGGCGCTCCGCCGGCCACACGACCCAGCGCCTTCTCGAGCGCCTCCTGGATGGACGGGACGCCCTTGATCTGGCGCTGGAAGCCGCGGTAGCGCGACCCCTTGTACTCCACGCCGAGGGCGATTCTGTAAATGCCGGCGGCAGCCTCCTGGGCTGCCGCGTCGGGTACTACATGTGTCATCTATCTATCAGCTGAGTCGTGCGATGAGCTCGCGCGCTTCCTGTTGCTGGGTGTCGCTCCCCTCGGACATGACCTCGTCGAGGATGTCGCGAGCACCTTCGGTGTCACCCATGTCGATGTAGGCACGAGCCAAGTCCAGTTTGGTCGCGGTTTCGTCGGTACCGGACAGGAAATCGAAATCGTCTTCCCCGCCCAGACCAAGATCGAGGTCCGAGTCATCGCCATCCAGGGAGGCGACCGGCTCGGGCTCAAGGCTGGGTTGCTGCAGGCTGTCGGAGAGCTGGTCGAGCTCGGCGGTCACTTCGTCCAGCTGCGCCGCGAAACTGTCGTTGTCGGGCAGCGATTCGGCAACCGGCTCATCCGGCAGCGACAGATCGAAATCCGCCGGTAGGTCGAGCAGGCCAGAGCCGCCCACCTCCACGTCTCGAACCGAGGACGGAGCGGACTGCGGGACATCCGGCTCGCTGTCGAGGCTGAGCAGGAAATCGTCCTCGTCGGCAGCTGCCGGTGCGGACGCGGGCTCGAGATCCAGACTGAAGTCGGCGAGATCGTCATTGAGCTCCAGGCTTTCATTACCGCTCGACAACAGGTCGCTGGCGCCGATATCAAGATCGAAGTCCAGGTCATCACCGGCCTTGGCCGGCTCCGACGGAACGTCCAGGGCCAGGTCGTCGAAGTTGAGTTCGCTGACCGGCGCGGCGACAGGCTCGATGGCAGCCGGCTTATCGCCCGCCAGTTCGAGATCCAGTTCCAGGTCATCGCCGAGATCGTCCAGGCTCAGGTCAAAGGCGTCATCCGGGTCGGCACCCGGCGCAAGGGGTGCCGCCGGTTCATCGTCCAGGGTGAGATCGTCCAGACTGAAGCTGTCCAGGTCGTCGGCGGCAGCCAGGCCGACAGCGGTAGCGGTGACCGCGGCGACGGCCATGGCCGGGTAGCGATTGTTCAACTGCTCGATCTCGGCGTTGGCACCGCCGATCTCGCGAAGCTCGCGCTCCTGGCGTCCGAACCCTTCACGATCGCCCTGCTCCGCATGGACTTCCATCAGCTTCAGGCGCAGGTCACTGCGATGAGGCTCGTCGTTGATGGCGTTCTGCAGCAACTCGGCGGCCTGATTGAAGCGTCCGTAGGCGATATAGATGTCGGCCTCGCTGAGGACATCGCTGGTCTGCGCAGCGACGCGCTCGTCCGCCTTCGTGGAGGCGACGGCGGGCGATTCATCACCCAAATCCAGATCGCGGTCATCGAGGGAAGAGAAGCTGTCGTCCTTCAGGTCGAGATCGCCGTCGAACGGGCTCGTCTCGTCCTCGGCGGCCAGGCTCTTCTGCAGCTCGGATTCCTTCATCGCATTGCGACGGGACAGGATCATCAGCAGCACCAGAAGCGCCACCAGCGCACTGCCACCGGCAATCAGCAGCAACATCGGATTGGCCAGCACGTCATCGATGATGCTGGACTTCGGAGGCTCGGCTGCGGGCGCCGCTGGAGCGGACTGCACAGGCTTGGCCGGTTCCGTCGGTTTGGCGGGCGCGGCTGGCTTGGCGGGTGCGACAGGCGCGGCCGCAACCGGTTCCGCAGGCTTGGCCGGCGCGGGCGCCGCCGCAATCGGCTCGGCCGGCTTGGCAGGCTCCACTGCAACGGGCTCGGCGGGCTTGACGGGTTCAGCAGCGGTTGCCGGGGCGGCCGGCTGGGCGGGCGCTGCAGGCGCAACAGGCGCCGGGGCCGGCTCGGCCGACGCGGCAGCAGCTGGTGCCTGCTTGGTCTGGGCGCCCAGCTCGGACTGCAGCTTGGCGAGTTGATCGTCCTTGAGCTGGATGAGGCGCTGCAGCTTGTCCATCTGGCTCTGCAGGTCGCTCATGCGGCTCTTCAATTCGTCGTTCTCGCGACGGGTGGAGTCCAGGCTCTCCTGGGTCACCGCCAGCTTGTCGCTGAGGGCCTTGCTTTCGCCGTTGGCCCCCTTGTCGCTGCCACTCGCGGCCTTGCCGCTGGCAGCCGACACCAGGCGCAGACTGTCCTGCGCCTCCACCCTCTCGGGCGCAGCGCCTGCGCTGGCACGCTTGGTCGCATCGAGCTGGCGCTGCCCCTGGCTGGCCAGGGTGCGTCCGTCGCGCCAGGCGCTGTTCTGCGCCTGGACCTGGGCCAGGGCCTCGGCCTGGCTGCGACTGGCGATCTGCTTCTCATCAGGCAGGCGCAGCACCTGGCCGCTTTTCAGGCGATTGATATTGCCATCGATAAAGGCGTCGGGGTTCAGGTCCTGGATGGCCAGCATGGCCTGGTGAACGGAACCGCTGGCACGGGTTCGCTCAGCGATCTCCCAGAGGGTATCGCGGGATGTGGTGCGGTACTGGTCGGTCGGGGCCCGGGGCACCGGTGCCGCGGCGGGCGCGCTCGGGCGCGGGGCGGCCACGGGTGCCGGGGCGGTGGGTCGTACCGCGGCGGGCGCGACGGCCGGGCGCGGCGCGGGCGCCGGGGCGGAGACCGGAATCTGCGGAGCGGAAGCGGCTGCGGCCTGGGGGGAATAGAGCGGCGGGTCCAGCAGCAGCGTGTACTCCCGCAACAGGCGCCCATTGGGCCAGAGCACTTCCACCAGGAAGTTGAGGTAGGGCTCTCGTACCGGCCTGGTGGACGTTACCCGGATGACGCTGCGGCCATTGGGTTTGATCACCGGCGTGAACTTGAGGTCCTGGAGGAAGTACTGGCGATCCACGCCGGCCTTGGCGAAGTCCTCCGGGGCGGCCAGGCTCGGCTTGAGCTCGGCCGAAGCCAGATCGCGCACCTCCAGCAACTCGATCTCCGCATCCAGGGGCTGGTTCAGCGAGGAACGCAGGGTAACTTCCCCCAGCCCGAGGGCGTGGGCCATACCCGAGGTCAGCGCGGACGCGGCCGCGATTGCCAGCACAAGTTTGCGAAGCCGAACCATAGAGTAATTCCCTTGTTTTATCTTTTTTCCCGCGGAGCGAGAGGAGGGTCTTGAGTCGCTGCCATGCGCGCCTGTGCGGCGGCTCCCCGTCAACGATAAGGCCGAGCCAGTAGTATCAAGCTAGAATATTTCTACCGATTTTCAGGTAAGTATCTTTGACAGATAGTGTTTTATCAACAACTCGGCCGACTGCACAGCATTGAGCGCCGCGCCTTTTCTTGCATTATCTGAAGCAATCCACAAATTGAGTTCGCAGGGGTCATCGAGGCCGCCGCGAACCCGCCCGACGTAAACGGCATCCTGGCCCACCGCGTCGCCGACGGCGGTCGGATAGTCGCCCTCCTCCTCCACGAATTCCACCCCTGGCGCCTGCGCCAGGCGCTGGCGTACCGCATCGATATCCACCTCGCGCTCGGACACCAGGGACAGTGCCAGGCTGTCGCCGAAGAACACCGGTGCCAGGGCGCAGGTGGCCGCCACGCGAAGGTCCGGCTCAGCCAGCAACTGGCGGAGTTCGCCCGCCAGGCGACGCTCCAGGGCGATATGCCCCTCGGCATCCGGCACACCCGCCTGCGCCAGGATGTTGAAGGCGATCTGGCGATCGAAGAAACGTGGTTCC
This genomic window from Pseudomonas furukawaii contains:
- a CDS encoding FimV/HubP family polar landmark protein, which codes for MVRLRKLVLAIAAASALTSGMAHALGLGEVTLRSSLNQPLDAEIELLEVRDLASAELKPSLAAPEDFAKAGVDRQYFLQDLKFTPVIKPNGRSVIRVTSTRPVREPYLNFLVEVLWPNGRLLREYTLLLDPPLYSPQAAAASAPQIPVSAPAPAPRPAVAPAAVRPTAPAPVAAPRPSAPAAAPVPRAPTDQYRTTSRDTLWEIAERTRASGSVHQAMLAIQDLNPDAFIDGNINRLKSGQVLRLPDEKQIASRSQAEALAQVQAQNSAWRDGRTLASQGQRQLDATKRASAGAAPERVEAQDSLRLVSAASGKAASGSDKGANGESKALSDKLAVTQESLDSTRRENDELKSRMSDLQSQMDKLQRLIQLKDDQLAKLQSELGAQTKQAPAAAASAEPAPAPVAPAAPAQPAAPATAAEPVKPAEPVAVEPAKPAEPIAAAPAPAKPAEPVAAAPVAPAKPAAPAKPTEPAKPVQSAPAAPAAEPPKSSIIDDVLANPMLLLIAGGSALVALLVLLMILSRRNAMKESELQKSLAAEDETSPFDGDLDLKDDSFSSLDDRDLDLGDESPAVASTKADERVAAQTSDVLSEADIYIAYGRFNQAAELLQNAINDEPHRSDLRLKLMEVHAEQGDREGFGRQERELREIGGANAEIEQLNNRYPAMAVAAVTATAVGLAAADDLDSFSLDDLTLDDEPAAPLAPGADPDDAFDLSLDDLGDDLELDLELAGDKPAAIEPVAAPVSELNFDDLALDVPSEPAKAGDDLDFDLDIGASDLLSSGNESLELNDDLADFSLDLEPASAPAAADEDDFLLSLDSEPDVPQSAPSSVRDVEVGGSGLLDLPADFDLSLPDEPVAESLPDNDSFAAQLDEVTAELDQLSDSLQQPSLEPEPVASLDGDDSDLDLGLGGEDDFDFLSGTDETATKLDLARAYIDMGDTEGARDILDEVMSEGSDTQQQEARELIARLS